The Oceaniferula marina sequence TTCCTGCCGTCACCATATATACTCCCGACTCACGTGTAAAATGAGGAGGGGCATGTGGCCAACTAATACCATTTGATCAGTTAAATTGGCTGAATGGCACTGAAGGTTTTTTGATTTTAACTAGGCGCAAGGAAGGCGCATAGCGGGCTATGCAACTGACGCGCAACAACGGTAAAATCTAAAAGATTCAGTGCCCCCTTGCCATTCAGCTTGCTGACTGATTCATCATCTTAAACTCAAACCATTCTGCCAATTTAACTGGGAGAATGGTATAGCCTTACTAGACATAACAAAACCACATCTAGCAGAAACAAACTAACAAACAAAGAACATTACTTCTTTTCATTCAGACACGGATCAGGCAATCCACAAAGCGCTGTCAAGCCAGCGCACTCCATAAGCTAGCCACGCCGGCGATGGCACGAGAACCAGACAACCACCTTACCCGAAGGTTGCACGAAGCCCCATATGCGTATTGCACAAGTATCTATTGTCGGTTGTATTGCTTGAGCAATGGCAAGATGCTTTTGGACTGCGGCGGCTTGACGCCGCTTTTTTTTCGTTTTCGGAGACAGCCACACCGGATACCACAATTCCATTGAATGCCATCTTATCGTTTCTGGCCAAACACAGGGCGCGCATTTTTCTCGATCTCTGTATCCAACTCGATCATCCGCTTTTGCATCGTTGCCACCTTTTCAGGGAATGTCTCTGCCACATTCACCTGCTCTCCAAGATCCTTGGACAGATTATACAGCATCACTTGTTTTCTTGGTGGTTGGGCCTTCCCCTTGACTTTCTTCGCCCGCACTTCTTTCACTAACAATTTCCAAGCCCCTTGCCGAATCCCCTCCAGCTTTCCATTTGAACTGTAATGCAGAAACTCACTGCGGGGGGATGGTTTCTGCTCAAGAAAGACGCCTGAGAGGTCGAGCCCATCAATGGGGGCTTTGGCTTTCAATGGATACCCAGACAAGTTTGCCAGGGTTGGCAACAAATCGATACTACTGGTCAAGGCATCTGAACGAGAGCCTGCAGGAACACGCCCCGGCCCCCAGATGATACACGGCACACGCTGTCCGCCTTCAAAGGTTGTCCCTTTACCACTACGCAGTGGTCCGGCACTGCCACCGTGATGTTTGTACGATAACCACGGTCCGTTATCACTGGTAAAAATAATGTATGTCTCTTTTTCCAAACCGAGATCCTTCACGGTTTGAATCAAACGCCCACACTCAGCATCAATATGTTCGATCACGCATCGGTAGGCGTGTTTCGGGTCCGGGTCGAGTACATCATCCGGAACATAGAGTGGGATATGAGGCATGCTATGTGGAAGATAGAGGAAAAACGGCCGGTCCTTGTTTGTTGTAATAAAGCGGATCGCCTCATCGGTATAACGTCGGGTTATCGTTCGCTGATTAACCGGAAGCTCGATGATTTTCTCATCCTTCATCAGCGGGGTATTCCAGAGCTTCGAAAAATGATCCTGACGGCGCCAACTCTCATCCTGATTCATGCGTGGTTTTTTCTTATTATCCGGATGACTCATGTCATTGGAATAAGGAATACCAAAATAGGAATCAAACCCTTGAGCTGTCGGTAGCGTCTCCGGCATATGACCTAGGTGCCATTTCCCGACACAAGCGGTTGCGTATCCGTTCGCTTTCAAATGATCTGCCAAGGTCAGTTCATCCGGATGAAGCCCATAACGGTGGAAGGGAAAGACAACATGCCGATGCATACCTACACGTTTTGGGTAGCAGCCCGTCAACAAGCCGGCACGAGATGGAGAACAGACCGGCGAAGGAACATGGAAGTCGGTTAGTTTCATGCCCTCGATTGCCAACTGGTCAAGATGAGGTGTCTTGATACTGGTTGAACCATAACAGCCGAGATCACCATAACCTTGATCATCCGTAAAAATAATAATCACATTGGGGTCCCGTGCATTCGATGAGCACACCAACATCCCGAATATCAAACAGCTCAGCAGTCGTTTCATAGTATAGCCGATACGTTGGCGTTTCATGCTGAGTTTCACCTCATCTGAGACTTTCTTCAGCAGAACCCAGAATCTGAAACTGCGATGAGCGAAGCCGTCCTCATTTCAGACTCAGCATCACTTCGCCCACACGTGTCAGGCCACGCAATCCATCAAGCGCTGTCGAGCCAGCGCACTCCAAAAAAAACCCGGCAGCGCCTATGAGGGCGTGCCGGGTTGAAAAGTAATGAAGCAAAGCCGTTAAGCACTCACTTCCTCGGAAGGAGGTGTGTCGTCTTCACCTGCCTGATCGACCGTCGGGGTGATCGGAAGATCCTCTGGCGTTTCCGTGCCTTCGCCATCAACGAGGTCTTTTTCCTCTGGCTCCGGTTGGATGGGCTCGGGTTCTTCGACCGTAAACTCGATCTGGGTGTCGCGGTGCTGGTGGAAGCCAGTTCCGGCAGGAATGAGGTGACCCATGATCACGTTTTCCTTGAAGCCACGGAGGTGGTCCACACGACCCACGGTAGAGGCGTCGGTCAGCACACGGGTGGTGTCCTGGAACGATGCGGCGGAGATAAACGACTCAGTCTCAAGTGATGCCTTGGTGATACCAAGCAACACAGGCTCTGACTCGGCTGGCGCGCCACCCTGGGCGAGCACATCCTCGTTGGCCTTCTTGAAGGTGACTCGGTCCACCTGGTCACCCCAGAGGAATTCAGTATCGCCGGGTTCGGTGATCTTCACCTTGCGCAGCATCTGACGAATCACGATCTCGATGTGTTTATCGTTAATTTCCACACCCTGCAGACGGTAAACCCGCTGCACTTCATCCGTGAGGTGTTCCTGAAGAGCCTGGGCACCACATGCCTCGAGCAAGTCATCCGGGGAAACCGGACCTTCGGTAATTTGATCACCGCGCTGGAGGATGTCGCCTTCACCCACAATGATGTGTTTACCCATCGGGACGAGGTGATCGGCGTGTTCGCCGGTTTCCATATCCGTGACAATCACCTTCTTCTTACCACGCACGTTCGGTCCATAAGAGACTTCACCCGTGATCTTGGCAATGGTGCAGGCATCCTTCGGACGACGGGCTTCAAAGAGCTCGGCAATCCGTGGAAGACCACCGGTGATGTCACCGGTCTTGGCAATCTTACGCGGTGTCCGGGCAAGTTGGGCACCTCCCTTGACCTTGGATCCCTCCTTAACGGAAAGGTGGGCCCCAACTGGAATGGAGTAACTGGCCAACACATCGGAGGTCTTCGGATCAACGATCACAATCTGCGGGTGCAGATCTTCCTTGTGCTCGGTAACCAACATACCTTTTTTACCGGTTTGTTTGTCGGTCTCCGACTGAATGGTAATGCCCTTGATCATATCGCGGAATTCGATCTTACCGGCTTTCTCGGTAAGAATCGGCACGTTGTATGGATCCCAGGTCACAAAGGCAGTGCCTTTCTTCACCTGCTCACCATCAGGGATGGTGATAACGGATCCGATCACAAGGTTGTAGGACTCAAGCTCGAGACCGTTCTTATCGCGGATCAGGATGGAGCCCTTCTTGTTCAGAGCAACAAAGTTACCATCAGCGTCCTTCACTGCACGCACGTCCTTGTAAACAACGGTTCCGCTGTGCTTAGCCTTGATAATCGGCTGCTTGAAGGAGGATGAAGCCACACCACCAACGTGGAATGTCCGCATGGTCAGCTGGGTTCCTGGCTCACCGATCGACTGAGCGGCAATAATACCGACAGCCTCACCGATCTTGGCAACCTTACCTGTGGCAAGGTTCAAGCCGTAACACTTTTGACAGCATCCGCGGTCAGCTTCACAAGTCAGGGCCGAACGGATCTTCAAACGCTCAACACCGAGGTCTTCAATCTTGTTCGCTTCCTTCTCACCAATGATTTGACCGACGGCAACGATCACTTCCCCACTTACTGGGTCGGTGACTTTCTCACCGGAAACACGGCCGAGGATACGGGAAGACAGCGAAGCTGCTTCCTCGTCGTTCTCAATGATCGGAGTGGCGGTGATCGTGTTGACCGTTCCGCAGTCTTCTTCAAAGACGATCACGTCCTGGGAGACATCGACCAGCTTACGGGTCATGTACCCGGAGTCAGCCGTCTTCAGAGCGGTATCGGCCAATCCCTTACGGGCACCGTGGGTGGAAATGAAGTATTCCAGCACCGACAGACCTTCACGGAAGTTTGAAGTAATCGGACGTTCGATAATGTCACCGGACGGCTTGGCCATCAGACCTCGCATTCCCGAAAGCTGCTTAATCTGCTGCTTGTTACCCCGGGCGCCGGAGTCAACCATCAGGAAGAGCGGGTTAGCGCGGACATCACCTGCATTGTGCTCCAACTTACGGTAGAGCGCATCGGCGATGTTATCGGATGCGTGGGTCCAAATGTCGATCACCTGCTGGTAGCGCTCGTTATCGGTGATCACACCGTTACGGTACTGCTTGGTGACTTTTTCCACCTCGGCGTAGGCATTTTTGAGTTCCTGCTTCTTCTCCTCGGGGATATCCATGTCAATGATACCAATCGAGATACCGGAGCGGGATGCCTCCTTGAATCCGAGTGTCTTGAGATCGTCAAGCACCTGAACGGTTGTGGTCTGCCCTGCCACCTGGTGACAGCGACGGATAATCTCACCAATCTGGCCTTTACCGACGTTGAAGTTCACAAAACCAAGACCTGATGGCCAGATTTCATTGAATCGGACACGACCAGGAGTGGTCTCGATGATCTTCTTCTCATTGTCACCGAAGAACTTACCTTCGCTGCCGTAGTCCGGGTTGCGGAGACGGATCCAGTCGTGGTAATTCACCTTGCGGGATGCAATGGCAAACTCAACCTCGGTTGTGCTCTCGAACAAGGGAAGGTGCACGTCCTTACGGTCCTCAAGTTCCTTGGCAGTCAACTGACGTGCGTAGGTGAGGTAGTAGGTTCCCAGAATGATATCCTGGGATGGCACCGTAATGGGCTTACCACTGGCTGGAGAGAACAAGTTGTTCGGGGCCAACATCAGCTGACGAGCTTCCATCTGAGCTTCCACGGAAAGTGGAACGTGCACAGCCATCTGGTCACCGTCAAAGTCGGCGTTGAAGGCGGTACAAACGAGCGGGTGAACACGGATCGCAGAACCTTCGATAAGAACAGGCTCGAATGCCTGGATCGAAAGACGGTGCAAGGTGGGGGCACGGTTCAGAAGAACCGGATGTCCCTTAATCACTTCTTCAAGGATATCCCAGACTTCGGTGGTTTTGCGGTCAATCATCTTCTTGGCGCTCCGGACAGTGTGGCAGTAGCCAAGGTCCTTAAGGCGACGGATGATGAAGGGCTCAAACAAGGTAAGCGCCATCTTCTTGGGAAGACCACACTGGCCGAGCTTCAGGTCAGGTCCAACCACAATCACAGAACGGCCGGAATAATCGACGCGCTTACCGAGCAGGTTCTGACGGAAACGTCCACCCTTACCCTTGAGCATGTCGGACAGAGACTTCAGCGCGCGGTTACCAGCACCAGTTACGGCACGACCGTGACGACCATTGTCAAACAAGGCGTCCACAGCTTCCTGCAACATCCGCTTCTCGTTCCGGATAATCACGTCCGGGGTCTTGAGCTTGAGCAGGTTCTTGAGTCGGTTGTTCCGGTTGATCACACGACGGTAGAGGTCGTTGAGGTCGGATGTGGCAAAGCGACCACCTTCGAGCGGCACCAGCGGACGCAGGTCCGGTGGGATCACAGGTAGCACATTCATGATCATCCACTCGGGACGGGAATGCGACTGCGAGAATCCGCGGGCCAGCTTAATCCGCTTGGCGAGCTTCTTCTTGGTTTGCTTCGAGCGGGTGTTGAGGATTTCCTCCTCCAATTGCACGGTCAGTTCATCCAGCTTCACTTG is a genomic window containing:
- the rpoC gene encoding DNA-directed RNA polymerase subunit beta', which codes for MSVETNLRELFGVNDKPEQFDHVAITVAAPETIRSWSSGEVLNPETINYRTFKPEKGGLFCERIFGPTRDWECACGKYKRIKHKGVVCDRCGVEVTLSRVRRERMGHIELAVPVSHIWFYKCMPSRIGLILDLAARQLERIIYYEDYVVTDIGSSELQLGQLLSENDLYDAEDAYGEGNFKAEMGAEALQSLLSQVKLDELTVQLEEEILNTRSKQTKKKLAKRIKLARGFSQSHSRPEWMIMNVLPVIPPDLRPLVPLEGGRFATSDLNDLYRRVINRNNRLKNLLKLKTPDVIIRNEKRMLQEAVDALFDNGRHGRAVTGAGNRALKSLSDMLKGKGGRFRQNLLGKRVDYSGRSVIVVGPDLKLGQCGLPKKMALTLFEPFIIRRLKDLGYCHTVRSAKKMIDRKTTEVWDILEEVIKGHPVLLNRAPTLHRLSIQAFEPVLIEGSAIRVHPLVCTAFNADFDGDQMAVHVPLSVEAQMEARQLMLAPNNLFSPASGKPITVPSQDIILGTYYLTYARQLTAKELEDRKDVHLPLFESTTEVEFAIASRKVNYHDWIRLRNPDYGSEGKFFGDNEKKIIETTPGRVRFNEIWPSGLGFVNFNVGKGQIGEIIRRCHQVAGQTTTVQVLDDLKTLGFKEASRSGISIGIIDMDIPEEKKQELKNAYAEVEKVTKQYRNGVITDNERYQQVIDIWTHASDNIADALYRKLEHNAGDVRANPLFLMVDSGARGNKQQIKQLSGMRGLMAKPSGDIIERPITSNFREGLSVLEYFISTHGARKGLADTALKTADSGYMTRKLVDVSQDVIVFEEDCGTVNTITATPIIENDEEAASLSSRILGRVSGEKVTDPVSGEVIVAVGQIIGEKEANKIEDLGVERLKIRSALTCEADRGCCQKCYGLNLATGKVAKIGEAVGIIAAQSIGEPGTQLTMRTFHVGGVASSSFKQPIIKAKHSGTVVYKDVRAVKDADGNFVALNKKGSILIRDKNGLELESYNLVIGSVITIPDGEQVKKGTAFVTWDPYNVPILTEKAGKIEFRDMIKGITIQSETDKQTGKKGMLVTEHKEDLHPQIVIVDPKTSDVLASYSIPVGAHLSVKEGSKVKGGAQLARTPRKIAKTGDITGGLPRIAELFEARRPKDACTIAKITGEVSYGPNVRGKKKVIVTDMETGEHADHLVPMGKHIIVGEGDILQRGDQITEGPVSPDDLLEACGAQALQEHLTDEVQRVYRLQGVEINDKHIEIVIRQMLRKVKITEPGDTEFLWGDQVDRVTFKKANEDVLAQGGAPAESEPVLLGITKASLETESFISAASFQDTTRVLTDASTVGRVDHLRGFKENVIMGHLIPAGTGFHQHRDTQIEFTVEEPEPIQPEPEEKDLVDGEGTETPEDLPITPTVDQAGEDDTPPSEEVSA
- a CDS encoding sulfatase translates to MLVCSSNARDPNVIIIFTDDQGYGDLGCYGSTSIKTPHLDQLAIEGMKLTDFHVPSPVCSPSRAGLLTGCYPKRVGMHRHVVFPFHRYGLHPDELTLADHLKANGYATACVGKWHLGHMPETLPTAQGFDSYFGIPYSNDMSHPDNKKKPRMNQDESWRRQDHFSKLWNTPLMKDEKIIELPVNQRTITRRYTDEAIRFITTNKDRPFFLYLPHSMPHIPLYVPDDVLDPDPKHAYRCVIEHIDAECGRLIQTVKDLGLEKETYIIFTSDNGPWLSYKHHGGSAGPLRSGKGTTFEGGQRVPCIIWGPGRVPAGSRSDALTSSIDLLPTLANLSGYPLKAKAPIDGLDLSGVFLEQKPSPRSEFLHYSSNGKLEGIRQGAWKLLVKEVRAKKVKGKAQPPRKQVMLYNLSKDLGEQVNVAETFPEKVATMQKRMIELDTEIEKNARPVFGQKR